One genomic window of Biomphalaria glabrata chromosome 9, xgBioGlab47.1, whole genome shotgun sequence includes the following:
- the LOC129928290 gene encoding uncharacterized protein LOC129928290, which translates to MNQSTVSSVDISHTFGEHECEACQGQTEDSLHEKFTSCTKNPDHALFIPVTAFTIEHLPEHYRDNDLFELIKVVAELTVRMAVSKVSPNRPEFWPDTKKEYPFYKDKGQTFLRTGTGEMDLFMYKDGHGFHPTGSSYNSFTSTSYEAPYKTCPCEKCQQSDKPSNVWLEIQIHTAAHVVVDEAQHTSCRLFLDDHASPKVTFEKVDLEGVDFQRDKCYLKYITCDQTIGKRLHEAAGKKDLLWSQVLDKFGADKLTFIVSHPHGFAKQVSIGEWTEHIKVREYNEDFDMTKLIYTTCTCSGSSGARAYCVGIINSHVHNGVLTSGLNYSSVDVFRK; encoded by the coding sequence GTGAACATGAATGTGAGGCATGTCAAGGCCAAACTGAAGATAGTCTACATGAGAAATTTACAAGTTGTACAAAGAATCCTGACCATGCACTATTTATCCCAGTTACAGCTTTTACCATAGAACATCTACCAGAACATTATCGTGACAATGATTTGTTTGAGTTGATCAAAGTTGTGGCTGAGCTGACAGTCAGAATGGCCGTGAGCAAAGTAAGTCCTAACAGACCCGAGTTTTGGCCTGACACGAAGAAAGAGTATCCTTTTTACAAGGATAAAGGACAGACCTTTTTGAGGACAGGCACTGGTGAAATGGATTTGTTTATGTATAAAGATGGACATGGATTTCATCCAACTGGAAGTTCCTATAATTCTTTCACGAGCACAAGTTATGAAGCGCCTTACAAGACATGCCCGTGTGAAAAATGTCAACAGTCAGACAAACCAAGCAATGTCTGGTTGGAAATTCAAATACACACAGCTGCTCATGTAGTTGTCGACGAGGCCCAACACACTTCCTGTAGATTGTTTTTGGATGACCACGCTAGCCCAAAAGTTACGTTCGAGAAGGTCGATCTCGAGGGCGTTGACTTTCAGAGAGACAAGTGTTATTTAAAGTATATCACATGTGATCAGACAATAGGAAAGAGACTACACGAGGCGGCGGGCAAGAAGGACTTGCTGTGGAGTCAAGTTCTGGACAAGTTCGGGGCAGACAAATTAACCTTCATTGTGTCCCATCCTCATGGCTTTGCTAAACAGGTCAGTATCGGCGAGTGGACCGAGCATATCAAAGTCAGAGAATACAATGAAGATTTTGACATGACTAAATTAATCTATACAACATGTACATGTTCAGGAAGTAGTGGGGCCAGAGCTTACTGTGTTGGGATCATTAACAGTCATGTTCATAATGGCGTTTTGACATCTGGGCTCAATTACAGTAGCGTGGATGTATTTAGGAAATAA
- the LOC106066970 gene encoding uncharacterized protein LOC106066970, giving the protein MCLAMYTCIVLCVVTARVLIVVALYNAARFKPSNQSTTFEGYSASRGVDGNYDGYISHGYCQHTDLQYAPWWIVDLLGQFVVQKILLTNRNDDSTAARRLKNFTIDIFDEDPTRLANFPNITGNVCYYQADPMEPTTSLFNCSAPITGRYVRIVMRNNEKLALHFCETEVLVSSSVSEHINFKRYLNTRLDDIYLVQLYFKESFLCVLECLLRRLSTYCTAVNWITSTGSCQLFSVNPFLDLTARLISDQKSDFFIQSN; this is encoded by the exons ATGTGTCTAGCAATGTACACTTGCATTGTTTTATGTGTAGTAACAGCCAGGGTGCTAATAGTCGTTGCTCTCTACAATGCTGCCCGGTTCAAACCTTCGAACCAGAGTACGACCTTTGAAGGTTATTCTGCCTCTAGAGGTGTTGATGGGAACTATGATGGTTATATCAGTCATGGGTATTGTCAACACACAGATCTTCAATATGCACCATGGTGGATAGTGGACTTGCTTGGTCAGTTTGTAGTGCAGAAAATACTTCTTACGAACAG AAACGACGACAGCACCGCTGCCAGAAGATTGAAAAATTTCACTATTGATATATTTGATGAAGATCCAACCCGACTTGCTAACTTTCCAAATATAACTGGTAACGTCTGTTACTATCAAGCTGATCCAATGGAACCAACGACCAGCTTGTTTAACTGTAGTGCTCCTATTACTGGTCGATATGTCCGTATTGTCATGAG GAACAATGAAAAGTTGGCACTACATTTTTGTGAAACTGAGGTATTGGTGAGCAGCTCTGTGTCTGAAcatataaactttaaaagatACTTGAACACCCGACTCGATGACATATACTTGGTTCAACTTTATTTCAAAGAATCATTCTTGTGTGTCCTGGAATGTCTGCTCCGAAGGTTATCTACTTACTGCACAGCTGTCAACTGGATCACATCCACTGGGTCGTGTCAACTCTTTAGTGTCAATCCTTTTTTAGATCTGACAGCTAGACTTATATCTGATCAAAAGTcagatttttttattcagaGTAATTAG